A stretch of the Verrucomicrobiota bacterium genome encodes the following:
- a CDS encoding type II secretion system F family protein — protein MPTFQYTARDSRGKATGGEIDAADRVQATRRLRGIGLRPTGISEKALKKSKSSPKRRSSSRSIRDSDVDALLKMLLGLVKGGMAIGDAVRNLRDRASSPVLRDLASRVWARLSDGSTLGQALKDAAPGRNRETMNTVIEIGEQTGNLPPILEELLEQRDESRAVRRKLIGSLLYPTFLFGMALAVAAFLLFFLMPRVQSTVEGLGSGLSPFAAFLIGASNLLLLAAPILAGIALVALIVSAIMHRTPEGRYRFDRFLLKVPVVGAIVKDAEVYRLCSILALLLGSGIHASQAFSLTRQAIRNLELRKRFEEVRSLVNEGASVAVSLQQHGLLDPTASDLLKVGEETGELSHGFDGLRADYRESLGDRLRNLTVIVSGGAIGGAFLFVTMVALAVVTSIFQVGNSIGL, from the coding sequence ACCCGTCGTTTGAGAGGGATTGGTCTTCGCCCTACAGGAATTAGTGAGAAGGCGTTAAAGAAGTCGAAGAGTTCACCCAAAAGGCGTAGCTCTTCACGCAGCATCAGGGATTCGGATGTGGACGCACTTCTCAAGATGCTTCTTGGCCTTGTGAAGGGGGGAATGGCCATCGGGGACGCCGTGCGCAATCTCAGGGATCGAGCCAGCTCGCCGGTGCTTCGCGATCTTGCTTCAAGAGTGTGGGCGCGCCTTAGCGATGGATCGACTCTTGGGCAGGCATTGAAGGATGCAGCCCCTGGGCGAAACCGCGAAACGATGAACACGGTAATCGAGATCGGAGAGCAGACCGGAAATTTGCCACCGATTTTGGAAGAGCTCTTAGAGCAGCGGGACGAGAGCAGGGCAGTCCGGAGAAAATTGATCGGTAGTCTTCTTTATCCGACTTTTCTCTTCGGTATGGCTCTTGCCGTAGCGGCTTTCCTCCTGTTTTTTCTCATGCCTCGGGTTCAATCTACTGTGGAGGGGTTGGGCTCAGGATTATCTCCTTTTGCCGCGTTTCTGATCGGTGCTTCGAATTTGCTTCTCCTTGCAGCGCCGATTTTAGCTGGCATTGCCCTGGTTGCTCTCATCGTTTCTGCGATCATGCATCGTACACCGGAAGGTAGGTATCGCTTTGATCGGTTCCTTCTGAAAGTGCCTGTTGTTGGTGCGATTGTGAAGGATGCGGAAGTATACCGGCTTTGTAGTATATTGGCGTTACTTCTCGGAAGCGGTATCCACGCGTCCCAAGCATTTTCCCTAACCCGTCAAGCGATCCGTAATCTTGAGCTTCGAAAACGCTTCGAGGAAGTCCGCAGTCTTGTGAATGAGGGGGCATCCGTGGCTGTCTCGCTCCAGCAGCATGGTCTGTTGGATCCCACTGCATCAGACTTGTTGAAGGTGGGCGAAGAGACCGGAGAGCTTTCACATGGTTTCGATGGACTGCGGGCCGACTACCGAGAATCTCTGGGTGACCGGCTGCGGAATCTCACCGTGATCGTCTCTGGCGGCGCGATTGGAGGAGCCTTTCTTTTCGTTACCATGGTGGCACTTGCAGTGGTTACATCGATCTTCCAAGTGGGTAACTCGATTGGGCTTTAA
- a CDS encoding YbhB/YbcL family Raf kinase inhibitor-like protein, which produces MNKPFTIDIDSWGYGSPIPTRFAFGRPGQESPFAPSDNVSPAITWSDAPENTQSFAIICYDPDVPSSGEDVNQEGKVVPADLPRVDFFHWVLVDIPADVSGLDEGAASVGVTPRGKKVGSTQYGVTGQNDYTAWFAGDPDMEGVYGGYDGPCPPWNDTIVHHYHFEVFALDIDTLGLQGEFTGQTAREAMEGHILASASHMGTYSMNPEVKG; this is translated from the coding sequence ATGAACAAACCATTCACCATAGACATTGACTCGTGGGGCTACGGCTCTCCCATCCCTACCCGATTCGCTTTTGGTCGGCCGGGCCAAGAGTCTCCGTTCGCCCCAAGTGACAACGTAAGTCCTGCGATCACTTGGTCGGATGCACCTGAAAACACTCAATCGTTCGCAATCATCTGTTACGATCCGGACGTGCCTTCGTCAGGAGAAGACGTGAACCAGGAAGGCAAAGTCGTGCCTGCAGATCTGCCCCGCGTGGACTTTTTTCACTGGGTTCTGGTCGATATACCCGCCGATGTCTCAGGTTTGGACGAGGGTGCCGCCAGTGTGGGTGTCACTCCAAGAGGTAAGAAGGTAGGTTCGACTCAATATGGCGTGACGGGACAGAACGATTACACCGCATGGTTTGCAGGAGACCCCGACATGGAGGGCGTCTACGGAGGTTACGATGGCCCGTGCCCTCCTTGGAATGACACTATTGTGCATCACTACCACTTTGAGGTCTTCGCCCTCGATATCGACACACTGGGCCTACAGGGCGAGTTCACTGGTCAAACTGCACGGGAAGCCATGGAGGGACATATTCTCGCAAGTGCTTCTCATATGGGAACCTACTCGATGAATCCCGAAGTAAAGGGTTAG
- a CDS encoding HAD family phosphatase yields the protein MSITLPKGNFEAYIFDCDGTLVDSMPLHHEAWNHSLRSSGTEWDLPEDYFYRTAGKSLHQVIEELNEIYDETLIPESVGVIKERFFHDRITSLKAFPDVVGHLRDAHERGLPVAVASGSVREAVVRSLEVTGIADLIDVIVAAEDVARGKPAPDCFLLAAERLRVRPQGCLVFEDGVAGQEAAETCGMTTVMVDARRGVAKAH from the coding sequence ATGAGCATTACCTTGCCCAAGGGAAATTTCGAGGCCTACATCTTCGACTGCGACGGTACTTTGGTCGATTCAATGCCGCTTCATCACGAGGCATGGAATCATAGTCTTCGTTCTTCAGGAACCGAGTGGGACCTTCCCGAAGACTATTTCTACAGAACTGCGGGAAAGTCTCTCCACCAGGTGATTGAGGAGCTGAACGAGATTTACGATGAAACCCTGATCCCAGAATCCGTGGGTGTTATCAAGGAACGCTTTTTTCATGACCGGATCACCTCGTTGAAGGCCTTCCCTGATGTAGTGGGGCATTTGCGGGATGCTCATGAACGTGGACTCCCTGTGGCGGTGGCTTCAGGAAGTGTGCGAGAGGCTGTGGTTCGATCTTTGGAAGTAACCGGGATTGCCGATTTGATCGACGTCATCGTCGCCGCTGAAGACGTTGCGAGGGGAAAGCCGGCGCCTGACTGTTTCCTTCTGGCGGCGGAGCGCCTGAGAGTTCGTCCCCAGGGTTGTCTGGTCTTTGAAGACGGGGTGGCTGGTCAAGAGGCCGCTGAGACCTGCGGAATGACTACGGTTATGGTTGATGCTCGGCGAGGGGTGGCAAAAGCCCACTAA
- a CDS encoding RluA family pseudouridine synthase, which translates to MLLHSPDQRFIQPEAPEIREDEFNSIILFENERVLVVDKPGWLVCHPSKTGPGSSLVGAAKRYLDIERLHLVSRLDRETSGIVVFAKDRGAARFIQMAIEARKVRKSYFAIVEGKMTEPQSVDARIVPDKTSEVRVKMTTHPAERDPSIRTHFQPLKTDGQFTLCRVHTDGGRKHQIRVHASHLGIPLLGDKLYGPDETFYLEFCSEGWTDRLASGLAFHRQALHCDSWELSNDLGLPSLEAPLPSDLSSFWEAREMT; encoded by the coding sequence ATGCTCCTCCACTCTCCTGACCAACGATTCATCCAGCCTGAGGCTCCGGAGATTCGGGAAGACGAGTTCAACTCGATTATCCTTTTCGAGAATGAGCGAGTGCTGGTAGTAGATAAGCCCGGCTGGCTCGTCTGCCATCCTTCCAAGACGGGGCCCGGTTCCAGTTTGGTTGGCGCAGCGAAACGATATCTGGATATTGAAAGACTCCACCTTGTCAGTCGGCTAGACCGCGAAACGAGTGGAATCGTCGTTTTTGCGAAAGACCGTGGAGCCGCCCGGTTTATCCAGATGGCAATCGAAGCGCGAAAAGTTCGAAAGTCTTACTTCGCAATCGTGGAAGGTAAAATGACTGAACCTCAATCGGTCGATGCTCGAATCGTTCCGGACAAGACCAGCGAAGTTCGTGTGAAAATGACCACGCACCCAGCCGAGAGGGACCCGTCGATCCGCACCCATTTCCAACCTCTCAAGACAGACGGACAGTTTACGCTCTGCAGAGTCCATACAGACGGTGGGCGTAAACACCAAATCCGCGTTCACGCATCTCACCTCGGCATTCCTCTCCTCGGAGACAAACTCTACGGACCCGACGAAACCTTCTATCTTGAGTTTTGTTCAGAGGGTTGGACCGATCGCCTCGCCTCAGGATTAGCCTTCCATCGCCAAGCACTTCATTGCGACTCTTGGGAACTCAGCAATGATCTCGGGTTGCCTAGCCTTGAGGCCCCTTTGCCTTCGGATCTTTCCTCCTTTTGGGAAGCCCGAGAAATGACTTGA
- the miaA gene encoding tRNA (adenosine(37)-N6)-dimethylallyltransferase MiaA, which yields MGIPIRLLAGPTAAGKSAIALDWARQTGGWILSCDALLFYRGADIGTAKPTAEERREISHFGIDLCEPDQVFNLSLYIDYAKSILARAVEQDRPILVTGGSGFYLTAYSDPAPDNVDIPESIRREVETIASNGGIEGLRNRLLAVDPKPTIDLNNPRRIAPALERCLATDLTTAELKKRHQDSPCAFEEFDRRWYLVDPGEVELQSRIEARTRQMLEAGLIDEVRELVNRGLRKNPTLSNAIGYRETLSFLEAPTNPADLGKSITENTIRLSKRQRRWIRNRLPETKVIESGDEIL from the coding sequence ATGGGCATTCCTATCCGCCTGCTTGCTGGACCTACAGCGGCTGGTAAATCAGCTATTGCGCTGGATTGGGCTCGTCAAACCGGTGGATGGATTCTCTCGTGCGACGCGCTTCTCTTTTATCGGGGAGCAGATATTGGAACTGCCAAACCAACTGCCGAAGAGCGACGCGAAATCTCCCATTTCGGAATCGATCTCTGTGAACCGGATCAGGTTTTCAACCTTTCGCTCTACATCGATTATGCCAAGTCTATCCTGGCCAGAGCCGTGGAACAAGATCGTCCGATTCTGGTCACCGGAGGAAGTGGGTTTTATCTCACCGCTTACTCGGATCCCGCTCCCGATAACGTAGACATCCCAGAATCGATTCGTCGGGAAGTGGAAACTATTGCTTCCAATGGAGGTATCGAAGGCTTGCGGAACCGATTGCTAGCCGTAGACCCAAAACCAACCATTGACCTGAATAATCCAAGACGGATAGCTCCCGCGCTTGAGCGTTGTCTAGCGACCGATCTAACGACCGCCGAGCTGAAGAAACGGCATCAGGATTCGCCCTGCGCTTTCGAGGAATTTGATCGGAGGTGGTACCTGGTCGATCCTGGTGAGGTAGAGTTGCAATCGCGGATAGAGGCCCGAACCCGACAGATGCTGGAAGCCGGTTTGATCGATGAAGTTCGGGAGTTGGTAAATCGCGGTCTGAGAAAGAATCCCACTCTCTCAAATGCAATCGGATATCGAGAGACTCTCTCCTTTCTGGAAGCTCCGACAAACCCTGCCGACCTCGGTAAAAGCATCACCGAGAATACGATTCGGCTATCGAAGAGACAACGACGCTGGATCCGCAACCGCCTTCCGGAGACGAAAGTAATCGAATCCGGAGATGAGATTCTCTGA
- a CDS encoding SDR family NAD(P)-dependent oxidoreductase encodes MKNSLAAAINSFDRVIISGGSSGIGAALIRQLLILGPDLAFCNLSRSSPEIEGVGDRLTAISCDLADSSSTESAVEGCREWIRETDHGKRILLINNSGFGCYGVFPAPNTDRNLEMLDVNVRGPVWLTGALANDLLKTKGAVMNIASTASFQPTPFLSAYGATKAFLLHWSLALSDEWRADGVQVLCVCPGPTETAFFRAAGFEEAPLKKGSGQTAEEVADISLRALAKGKSLVTCGFGNKTMAALSSKLPKTWITRGTGILMRKLRLERHQKPVE; translated from the coding sequence ATGAAAAATAGCCTTGCTGCTGCGATTAATTCTTTCGATCGAGTGATCATTTCTGGTGGTTCGTCTGGCATAGGCGCCGCTTTAATCCGGCAACTCCTGATTTTGGGGCCCGACTTAGCCTTTTGCAACCTTTCTCGGTCCTCTCCTGAAATTGAAGGGGTCGGCGACCGTTTGACTGCAATATCCTGCGATTTGGCCGATTCTTCGTCGACTGAATCAGCGGTTGAAGGCTGCAGAGAGTGGATTCGTGAAACCGACCACGGAAAACGTATCTTATTGATAAACAACAGCGGATTCGGATGTTACGGTGTTTTTCCAGCACCCAATACGGACCGGAATCTGGAGATGCTTGACGTCAATGTTCGAGGACCGGTCTGGCTCACTGGTGCCCTTGCAAATGATTTGTTAAAAACAAAAGGAGCAGTCATGAACATTGCGTCCACAGCCTCTTTTCAACCAACCCCATTTCTCTCTGCTTACGGAGCGACCAAGGCCTTTCTCCTCCATTGGAGTTTGGCACTTTCTGACGAGTGGCGGGCTGATGGCGTCCAGGTATTGTGCGTGTGTCCGGGACCCACAGAGACAGCCTTTTTCCGGGCAGCCGGTTTTGAGGAAGCACCTTTGAAAAAAGGTTCTGGTCAAACCGCTGAGGAAGTAGCTGATATTTCCCTCAGAGCTCTTGCTAAGGGAAAATCATTAGTCACCTGCGGCTTCGGCAATAAGACGATGGCCGCACTATCCAGCAAACTCCCAAAGACTTGGATCACCCGTGGCACAGGAATTCTGATGAGGAAACTGCGCCTCGAACGCCACCAAAAGCCGGTTGAGTAG
- the raiA gene encoding ribosome-associated translation inhibitor RaiA, giving the protein MKQHDVIVTGRNLELTESMKEAVYRKAEKLFEHEERIIRLRVELEYNKNVTSQNEQIAKGHIEIEGNPLITTEQSDNMYNSIDRMVDKLDRMLRRRSRLRRVKRKDVHSVDVPAQLPKASVA; this is encoded by the coding sequence ATGAAGCAACATGATGTCATCGTCACTGGTCGCAATCTCGAACTTACCGAGTCCATGAAAGAGGCGGTCTACCGGAAGGCAGAAAAGCTATTTGAGCATGAGGAACGGATCATTCGATTGCGGGTTGAACTGGAGTACAACAAAAACGTGACGAGTCAGAATGAGCAGATTGCAAAAGGCCATATCGAGATCGAGGGGAATCCGCTAATCACCACTGAGCAGTCGGACAATATGTACAACTCGATTGATCGTATGGTCGACAAGCTCGACCGGATGTTGCGTCGGCGCTCCCGTCTCCGCCGAGTGAAGCGAAAGGATGTCCACTCGGTAGATGTTCCTGCACAACTGCCAAAGGCTAGTGTCGCATAG
- a CDS encoding pyrophosphate--fructose-6-phosphate 1-phosphotransferase, with protein MKPKKVAFLTAGGLAPCLSSAVGGLIERYSEIDPSIELICYRSGYKGLLLGDSITVDSGMRNNAGILHQFGGSPIGNSRVKLTNVKDCVKRGLVAEGEDPQKKAAEQLVADGVDVLHTIGGDDTNTAAADLAAYLKNNDYDLTVIGLPKTIDNDVIPIAQSLGAWTAAEHGARFFENVVAEHNANPRMLIIHEVMGRNCGWLTAATAKEYRKILDGKEWVPGLGLSRERYEVHGVFIPEMELDLSTEAARLHRVMDEQDCVNLFISEGAGVESIVAQMEKDGEEVPRDAFGHVKLDAVNPGKYFGNKFAEELGAEKVLVQKSGYFARAAAANAEDLRLIKGCADLAVECALRREGGVIGHDEEQGHVLRAIEFDRIKGGKPFDFKVDWFQALLQAIGQV; from the coding sequence ATGAAGCCAAAGAAAGTAGCTTTTTTAACCGCTGGTGGCCTTGCTCCTTGTCTCTCTTCCGCTGTCGGAGGACTGATCGAGCGTTATTCGGAAATCGATCCTTCGATTGAGTTGATCTGCTATCGCAGTGGATACAAGGGCCTGCTCCTAGGCGATTCGATCACTGTGGATTCTGGAATGCGGAACAATGCGGGAATCCTTCATCAGTTTGGCGGAAGCCCGATTGGTAATAGTCGGGTGAAGCTCACCAACGTAAAAGACTGCGTCAAGCGGGGACTTGTAGCCGAGGGAGAGGATCCGCAGAAAAAAGCGGCTGAACAGCTGGTCGCGGACGGTGTGGATGTTCTCCATACGATAGGAGGAGATGATACCAATACTGCGGCTGCGGACCTGGCGGCATATCTCAAAAACAATGACTACGATCTTACGGTAATCGGTCTTCCCAAGACAATCGACAATGACGTCATCCCGATTGCGCAGAGTCTGGGAGCCTGGACAGCCGCAGAGCACGGCGCCCGTTTTTTTGAGAACGTCGTCGCGGAGCACAATGCCAACCCGCGGATGCTGATCATTCATGAGGTGATGGGTCGGAACTGCGGCTGGTTGACTGCGGCAACCGCGAAAGAGTATCGCAAGATTCTTGACGGCAAGGAGTGGGTCCCTGGTCTAGGTTTGTCGCGGGAGCGCTATGAAGTGCATGGAGTCTTTATTCCAGAAATGGAGTTAGACCTCTCGACTGAGGCTGCCCGTTTGCACCGGGTCATGGATGAGCAGGACTGTGTCAACCTGTTTATCAGCGAGGGTGCCGGAGTGGAAAGCATTGTCGCTCAAATGGAGAAAGATGGTGAGGAAGTTCCGCGGGATGCCTTTGGTCATGTAAAACTGGACGCGGTCAATCCGGGAAAGTATTTCGGAAACAAGTTTGCGGAAGAGCTCGGTGCTGAAAAGGTGCTTGTGCAAAAAAGTGGCTATTTCGCCCGTGCCGCAGCGGCCAATGCGGAGGATCTTCGTTTGATCAAAGGCTGTGCGGATCTCGCGGTAGAATGCGCCTTGCGGAGGGAAGGAGGCGTAATCGGACACGATGAGGAACAGGGCCATGTCCTGCGGGCCATCGAGTTCGACCGAATCAAGGGAGGTAAACCATTCGACTTCAAGGTCGATTGGTTCCAGGCACTTCTGCAAGCAATCGGGCAGGTGTAG
- a CDS encoding ABC transporter substrate-binding protein yields MRVDVLSLRPSASSLALLGLVLAVFSLSGVNALTITKAENLSIKESDSGFLVSIRDPVFPENFSSYHLVPRSEIPTVIERSSQNETTIPFPAERIVSLSTTYLGPLNELDSLDRVVAVDDASYAFTENLRKAVGAGEIVEVGGTGVTGLESIIAANPDLVLLTRINPEDNHLEKQLKSAGIPVIITSAWTEPNPLGRAEWIKLFGILTDRISQADQIYAEVSEEYDALQKRVRSENRERPKVLLSAPFGGVWHIPGNKGFTAKLLDDAGADYLGTKVDRTGSIPIGLESALQLGFSADFWLDPGQFESLASLSQADPRFRLLPPLESGEVYNRTKRVAENGGNDFWESGIIYPNKVLADLIHIFHPEILPDHEFFYYEKLE; encoded by the coding sequence ATGCGAGTCGATGTCCTAAGTTTGCGGCCCTCTGCCTCAAGCTTGGCGCTGTTGGGACTCGTTCTGGCTGTCTTTAGTTTATCCGGAGTCAACGCACTCACGATTACAAAGGCGGAAAACCTCTCTATAAAAGAATCGGACTCTGGCTTTCTGGTTTCAATCCGTGATCCTGTTTTTCCCGAGAACTTTTCATCCTACCATCTTGTTCCCCGTTCGGAAATACCAACCGTCATCGAGCGGAGTTCCCAAAACGAAACCACCATACCGTTTCCAGCCGAACGAATCGTATCGCTATCCACAACCTACCTGGGACCCCTCAACGAATTGGACTCACTCGACCGGGTAGTAGCTGTCGACGACGCGTCCTACGCCTTTACTGAGAATTTGCGGAAAGCGGTAGGGGCTGGCGAGATCGTCGAGGTTGGAGGAACCGGTGTCACTGGGCTAGAGTCTATCATCGCGGCCAATCCTGACTTGGTTCTCCTCACCCGCATCAATCCAGAGGACAATCACCTCGAAAAGCAGCTCAAAAGCGCGGGTATCCCAGTCATCATTACCTCCGCATGGACCGAGCCTAACCCCCTTGGACGCGCAGAATGGATTAAACTCTTTGGAATTCTTACGGATCGAATTTCGCAGGCAGACCAGATCTATGCAGAGGTAAGCGAAGAATACGACGCCTTGCAGAAGCGAGTCCGCTCAGAAAATCGGGAGCGCCCAAAGGTGCTTTTATCCGCACCCTTTGGAGGAGTTTGGCATATCCCGGGAAACAAAGGTTTCACCGCGAAACTACTGGATGATGCAGGCGCAGACTACTTGGGGACAAAGGTCGACCGCACAGGCAGCATTCCAATCGGCCTGGAATCGGCACTTCAGCTCGGATTCTCCGCCGATTTTTGGTTGGATCCCGGACAATTCGAAAGCCTCGCCTCTCTTTCTCAGGCAGATCCCCGATTCCGATTGCTGCCACCCCTCGAAAGCGGAGAGGTTTACAATCGGACTAAGCGCGTGGCGGAGAACGGTGGAAACGACTTTTGGGAGTCAGGCATCATCTATCCAAACAAGGTGCTGGCCGATCTCATCCACATCTTCCATCCTGAGATCCTTCCCGATCATGAGTTTTTCTATTACGAAAAGCTAGAGTGA
- a CDS encoding zinc metallopeptidase translates to MALYLILIIPTIILGLWAQHRVGSTYKKFAQVRSRSGITGAEAAKYVMQQAGIRDVSIHPVQGHLTDHYDPNHKRLCLSEENFRGTSLAALGVAAHEAGHAIQHKNKYSMLQARMALIPATSFASQILPFAIIGGFLFHFTGLILLGVVAYAILTVFQLITLPVEFDASKRAVVQLDSLGIIDGDELPGVKKTLNAAAWTYVAAFISSLAWLLYFILASRR, encoded by the coding sequence ATGGCACTCTACCTGATTTTGATCATCCCCACCATTATTCTCGGTCTTTGGGCGCAGCATCGTGTGGGTTCTACCTACAAAAAATTTGCCCAAGTCCGCTCTCGCAGCGGCATCACGGGTGCTGAGGCGGCAAAATACGTCATGCAGCAGGCTGGGATACGGGACGTTTCTATTCACCCTGTTCAAGGCCACCTGACTGACCACTACGATCCAAACCATAAAAGGCTGTGCTTGAGCGAAGAGAACTTCCGCGGCACTAGTCTTGCTGCTCTTGGAGTGGCAGCTCACGAAGCGGGTCACGCCATCCAGCACAAGAACAAATACTCCATGTTGCAGGCTCGCATGGCACTCATTCCGGCGACCAGTTTCGCCTCACAAATTTTACCGTTCGCCATTATCGGCGGATTCTTGTTTCACTTCACCGGTCTGATTTTGCTGGGCGTCGTTGCCTACGCGATCCTCACCGTGTTTCAACTGATCACACTTCCGGTCGAGTTTGATGCGAGCAAACGGGCCGTCGTCCAGCTTGACTCCCTCGGGATCATCGACGGCGATGAACTTCCCGGCGTGAAAAAGACTTTGAACGCCGCCGCTTGGACTTACGTTGCAGCCTTCATCAGCTCTCTTGCTTGGTTGCTCTACTTCATTCTCGCATCTCGGCGGTAG
- a CDS encoding M3 family metallopeptidase: MIAQKDHPFLSETRPVNWSSLTAEALLPDIEAALVAAEDGLSKIEGVPLEAATYETVIVAMEKATEPLSDAWNLAGHLSSVRMDDEFREAYNKALPKVSDFYAGICLREELWVRVCKIADEGPQPSDRAQQRHLAETKRDFEEAGARLSPVEKERLRTIESDLAATTQKFTENVLDSTEAWEKTVDDPSLLDGLPPTVLHAAREDAKSRGLGTEDKPVWRFSLQAPSYIPVLQYAHSEELRKEIWKAASEIGDTEKYNNRPLILEILSLRKEKTDLLGFDTFADYTTGRRMVKEGRAALLFVEDIHSRVSKKFRAEVNELEDFRAAETNTAHRKLEPWEVSYWSERLRKKLYDFEEEELRKWFPIESVQRGLFELAERVFGVEIRPKETDEGAVWDPLVEYYDLHDSKGGLLGTFYADWYPRKGKRDGAWMNPLFTGQPVEPSDSEPHYGVICGNLTPPSGDQPALLTHREVETIFHEFGHLLHHLCSTVSVKRLSGTNVAWDFVELPSQIMENWCWERESLDLFARHYETTEPIPEDLFQKMVRARNFQSAVMTMRQLLFAKSDLELHFGRSFSSEEEVFTFLDEKVSQYRFPLNTEPPTMMPRFTHLFGSSTGYAAGYYSYKYSEMLDADAFSRFLDEGILNANTGGDFRNKVLAKGNSEPPEDLFRDFLGRDPDPDALLRRAGLAGTGS, encoded by the coding sequence ATGATTGCTCAAAAAGACCATCCGTTTCTTTCCGAAACCCGGCCCGTGAATTGGTCCTCACTGACCGCAGAAGCACTCTTGCCGGATATCGAGGCAGCACTGGTGGCAGCCGAGGACGGTCTGAGCAAGATAGAAGGCGTTCCTTTGGAAGCAGCCACCTATGAAACCGTCATTGTTGCCATGGAGAAAGCAACGGAACCGCTTTCGGACGCGTGGAACCTTGCTGGCCACTTGAGCAGCGTTCGAATGGATGATGAGTTTCGCGAGGCCTACAACAAGGCATTGCCGAAGGTGAGTGACTTTTATGCAGGGATCTGTCTCCGAGAGGAACTCTGGGTCCGCGTGTGCAAGATAGCTGATGAAGGACCGCAGCCATCCGACCGAGCTCAGCAGCGTCATCTGGCAGAGACAAAAAGAGACTTTGAAGAAGCGGGAGCTCGACTGAGCCCTGTCGAGAAAGAACGTCTACGGACAATCGAATCCGATCTCGCTGCAACCACTCAGAAATTCACTGAGAATGTTCTCGATTCGACTGAAGCCTGGGAAAAAACCGTCGATGATCCGTCTCTTTTGGATGGGCTGCCACCAACTGTCCTTCACGCAGCCCGCGAAGACGCAAAATCCCGAGGCTTGGGAACTGAAGACAAGCCAGTCTGGCGCTTCTCCCTACAGGCACCCTCTTACATTCCGGTTCTTCAATACGCCCACTCCGAAGAACTCAGGAAAGAGATTTGGAAGGCAGCAAGCGAGATCGGTGACACCGAAAAATACAACAATCGACCACTTATTCTGGAAATTCTGAGCCTAAGAAAAGAGAAAACAGATCTTCTAGGTTTTGATACTTTTGCGGATTACACTACAGGAAGAAGAATGGTTAAAGAGGGGCGGGCTGCGCTCTTATTCGTTGAGGATATTCATAGCCGAGTTTCCAAAAAGTTTCGTGCCGAAGTAAACGAGCTCGAAGATTTCCGAGCGGCGGAAACCAACACCGCCCACCGAAAACTCGAGCCTTGGGAGGTTTCCTACTGGTCTGAAAGGTTGAGGAAAAAGCTATACGATTTCGAGGAAGAGGAGCTCCGCAAGTGGTTCCCCATTGAATCCGTGCAACGCGGTCTTTTTGAGTTAGCCGAAAGAGTATTCGGAGTGGAGATCCGACCAAAAGAAACCGATGAAGGTGCGGTTTGGGACCCCCTTGTGGAATACTACGATTTACATGATTCCAAAGGCGGACTTCTCGGAACCTTCTACGCTGACTGGTATCCCCGAAAGGGAAAACGGGACGGTGCATGGATGAATCCACTTTTCACCGGCCAACCTGTTGAACCCAGTGATTCGGAGCCGCACTACGGCGTTATTTGCGGAAACCTCACGCCACCCTCAGGAGATCAGCCGGCACTTCTCACTCACCGCGAGGTGGAGACTATCTTTCACGAATTCGGGCACCTCCTTCACCATCTGTGCAGCACGGTTTCGGTGAAAAGACTCTCTGGGACCAATGTTGCTTGGGACTTCGTCGAGTTGCCCTCGCAAATCATGGAAAACTGGTGCTGGGAACGCGAGAGCCTCGACTTGTTTGCACGGCACTACGAGACAACCGAACCCATTCCTGAAGATCTCTTTCAGAAAATGGTTCGGGCGAGAAACTTTCAAAGTGCAGTGATGACGATGCGCCAGCTGTTGTTTGCAAAGAGCGACTTGGAACTTCACTTCGGACGATCATTTTCTTCGGAAGAGGAGGTTTTCACGTTTCTGGATGAGAAGGTCAGCCAATACCGGTTCCCATTGAACACAGAGCCTCCCACCATGATGCCGCGGTTCACCCATCTCTTCGGCTCTTCTACCGGATACGCAGCAGGCTACTACAGCTACAAGTACTCAGAGATGTTGGACGCTGACGCCTTTAGCCGTTTTCTTGACGAAGGAATCCTAAACGCGAATACTGGTGGCGATTTTCGCAACAAGGTTCTTGCAAAAGGAAACAGCGAACCGCCGGAAGATTTATTTCGCGATTTTCTAGGCAGAGATCCCGACCCCGATGCCCTCCTTCGCCGGGCTGGGCTAGCCGGAACTGGATCCTAA